In the genome of Anabaena cylindrica PCC 7122, the window GATGCCAGAGAAGATTTAACTTCCCGTTCAACTTCAGTTGAAACAGCAACTTTTAAAACTAACTTGCCAGAATCATTTGGCTCGAATATAGCACCTAAGCAGCCATATAAAAATCTAGCTCCTAGAGGTGCTAATATCTCAATCATGACTTCTCTTGTAAAAAATGAACTAATTTTGGCATTCTCGTCTATGATTTCTATCCTTTCATTTACTACAGGATAAAAAACAGGTGGAAAATCCCCAGGGAAAGAAAATCCTTCGTCAGTCCAAATACGAGCTTTTCCCGACAAACCTAAATTTAATACTTTTAGCATTAATCAATCCCCCAAGCTTTTCTCCAATTTCTATTGAAATCTTCTGGGTAAGCCTTAATTACTTCTGGATGATAGAAGCTGTATTGTGATACACCATAATGAGCTATAGCCATAGGGTGAGCCGTACCCCAATCATAACCTTTTTCCATAAGTTCAGCTTCTTTTAATTCATGAAAGTAGAAACTAGCATCAGCATCAGAAATTTTTTGTCCTGAGTCTAACGCTTTTTGAAGCCTATCAATCATTTTTATATTGGGTAAGTAAAGAGGAAATCTGCTGATGTGTTTCTTGATCATTTCTAGCTGTTCTCTGTCAACAATATACTCTTGTTCAGTTAAAGTGCCAAAGAAACTTGTATTGGGATTCACAGACAAAAGAAAAACTCTCTTTATAATTCACGAAATACTACTTTTTGAGTATATGCCTAAGTTATGACAAAATCATCAATCCGACGAGATTCTACCAGCCTGGAGATAAAAAATTTCCCAACAGGTCGATTTAGCAGCGAATTACAGCTAAAATGAGACGTTGCAGAAATAAGCCGTGCCATGTTTGATATATTGCCTTTCCGGTTTGAGTTGGATAAAATTGCGATCGCAGGAGCTTGTTTATGGTCTTTGGCTCTATATCTGGCTTTGGCATCAACTAGGGAATGGGTAATTGAGCAATTAAACAGATGGTTTAACTTTGCCGAGCGATCGCTGTATACTAGTCAAACGGAATTTGAAAAAACACGCAAAGCCAGAGAATCGCAAAATGCCTTTTACGCCTCACTGTTTAGCATTATGCCTTTTTTCATCTTTGGTGCTTTATGTAACTGGGGTCTGGAAATCAGTTTAGGCGATAGCTGGGGAATTAGCACCGGCATACTTGCCTGTATGGGTGCAGGAATTTATGAACTCGGACGCAGAGATGGGGAATCTTCTGATTAGACATCTGGTGAAAAGCTACGCTATCAGCAAACCCTAATTAGAAAATATCAAATATTCTATGTTGAAACTACTCAAATACCTCAGTATTTGTTTCATTAGTGCCTGTTTGCTATTTGCTTGTCATGTTTGGACACCGACCGAATTTAAACGCCCTCCCTTGAAAATACCATTTGGATTTTTTGTTGGGGAGTATCCAGGTATCATTGCTCAAGAAAAAGGATTCTTCAAAGCCCAAGGGGTAGATGTAGAACTAATTCATAAACCATACATCCAATTGGAACAAGGAAATTTCAGTGCGGGTAAGTATGATGGTGCTATATCTTCTTTGGGAAGTTTTATCATCTTGAGTGCCACAATTCCAGATATACAAAGCGTGATGGTTGTAGATGAATCAACAGGAGCAGATGTAGTAGTCGCCCAATCACAAATTAGAACCGTTGCTGACTTGAAAGGGAAAAAACTGGGTACAAATCTAGGCGGTTTTAGCGAAGTTTTTGTAACTGAAATGTTGAAAACTGCCAACTTAACCAGCGATGATGTGAACTTGGTTAAATTAGAGGCTTCAGAAATTCCCCAGCGTCTGAAAAATAATACTATTCAAGCCGGACATACTTGGCAACCCCATCTTTCTGAAGCTATGAAATCAGGGGGACATATCCTATTTACCAGCAAACAAACCCCTTACTTGATTTTAGATATGATTGTCTTTCGTGGTGAGATAATCCGCGATCGCCCCGAAGATGTTCGTGCATTCGTACGAGGATGGCTGCAAGCAGTAAACTACTGGAAAGCAAATATTCAGGAAGGAAATGCGATCGTCAGCAAAGTCTTAAAAATTCCTAGTAATACAATCTCTCTGGAGGGAGTAAACCTAACTGATTTAGATGAAAACCAAAAATTCTTTCAATCTAGCAACCCTAACTCCATCTACAAAAATGCCAAGATATATGCAGACTTTTTTATTCGCACTGGAAACGTGACGCGCATTCCTGAGCTAAAAAGTTTGTTCAATTCTGACTTTTTAAAGCCACCAGATTAGTTTACAGCCATGCAGCATTCCCTTTTGGGTAGCATCCGTACAAAGTTGATCGTCTCGTTTCTCATTGTTGCTTTGATTCCGTTACTGTTATTGACATTTATCAACAAACAGACTACTGAAAAAGCACTAGCTGACAACGCTCGACAAGCCCTATCTATGGCGGCTAACGAAACTGCTAACAGAATAGATGCTTTTATTGATGGAAATCTCAATTCCGTGCGCGTAGAGGCGATTTTACCAGGTTTTGCACGCTACCTCAGCCTCACTCCAAAACAGCGAGATGACAGCCCCGAAATGCAACTGGCGACAGAAACATTAATCCGTCTCAGTCGCAAAGATATGGTCAATGTTCTCTCCTATGCTTTGCTCAATTTAAATGGGAAAAATGTATTGGATACATATACACCGAACGTTAGCAAAGATGAATCTGGTCAAGATTATTTTAAAGAACCCCTGCAAACTGGGTTATCCTTTGTTTCTAGCATGAAGCAGTCATCGACAATTCCTGATCTTCTTACCTTCTTTTTTAGCAGTCCGGTTCGCAATGCCAAAGGAGATATATTGGGTGTATTGCGTGTTTCATACAATGCGACTGTTGTTCAGCAGTTAGTAACTCGACAAACTGAACGGGCTGGGGCAAAATCTTTTGCTATTCTTTTAGATGAAAATAATATTTATCTGGCACATAGCACTGCACCACAATTGCTTTTTAAATCAATTGTACCTCTACCTTTGGATATTGTAACTCGATTACAAAAAGCAGAACGTTTGCCTAATTCTCCTGTTAAAGAATTGGCAACTAATGAGTTTAAACTTAAACAAGCATTGGATGGTAAACAATCATATTTAATTACATCGTTGTCAGGAACAGGTAATCAGGTTAATTTGATTACGATTGCTCATTTAAAATATAAGCCTTGGTCTGTCTTGTTTGCACAGCCCATTAGTATTGCCCTAGCACCTGTAGAAAAGCAAATCCATGATGCAATGTTTCTATTTGCATTGATCGCTTCAGTAGTAACAATTATCGCTTTTGCTATTGGGCAACTGATAACAAAGCCAATAATTTACCTTACTAATATAGTTTTCCAATTTACCGCAGGTAATTTAGATATCCGCGTCGAAATGAACTCAAAAGATGAAATAGGTCAACTGGCAAAATCTTTTAATAATATGGCACTGCAATTACAAACATCTTTGGAAACTTTGGAACAACGGGTACAGGAGAGAACAGCAGAGTTAATCATTGCTAAAGAAAAAGCAGAAGATGCAAATCAGAAACTAGAAAAATTGGTAAATTTAGATAGCTTGACTCAGGTAGCTAACCGTCGTTGCTTCGACGGACGACTCCAAGCGGAATGGAACCGCCTTAAACGAGAACGACAACCCTTGTCACTAATTTTATTTGACGTTGATAAATTCAAACTTTACAACGACTATTATGGTCATTTTGGAGGCGATGATTGCCTCATCAGAATAGCGCAAACAGTGCAAAAGATAGTTAATCGTCCTGCTGATCTAGTAGCGCGTTATGGAGGAGAAGAATTTTCAGTACTTCTCCCCAATACTGACTTAGTAGAAGCGATTAAAGTAGCACAAAGTATTCAACAAGCAATTCACGATCAGGCCATTCCCCATGCAAAGTCTGATGTCAAGGACATCGTTACACTTAGTTTAGGTATTGCTTCTTTAATACCCACTTGTGACATCAAGCCAGATACACTTATCACTTCAGCCGATAAAGCACTGTACAATGCTAAACGTCAGGGGCGCGATCGCTATTGTTACTCATTTGAATCATAGGTCTATTCCTATTCTCTATTCTCCAGATCTCCGACTTCACCAGATAAATTTATTATTTATGGACACAATAAACAAAAGAAGTCAGGGATTTTATCGCCTCACCTGAATTCTGACAATAAAAGTTAAATAAGGTGGGAAAAACCCACCCCACAAAACATAACTCAAAACATAAATTAAGCCGTGCGGAAACGGGCTAATTCTTCCCCAGTTTTGGCATCATGGGCGTGAACAGTACACACCAAACAAGAATCAAAAGAACGGGCTACATGACCTACTTCTACAGGGTCTGTAGGGTCTTGAATAGGTGTTCCTATTAACGCTTGTTCAATGGGGCCGCGTTGTCCTGCACCGTCACGGGGGCCAATATTCCAAGTACCGGGGGCAATAACTTGGTATTGTTTAATTTTGCCTTTTTCAATTTCTACCCAGTGACACAATGCACCTCTAGCCGCTTCCGTTGCACCCCAACCTTTACCGTCTTTTTCTTGGGGTTTGATATACCAGGGGTCATTTAATTTAAATTCCCGTAAACAGCGTTCGGCCTGACGATATAATTTAACAAGTTCATGAACTCGTGCTAGTTGGCGGACGTGAACACTTGCACCACCCATTTTTTTGAAGGTGTCGAGAATAAAGGGGTCGTAGTGTTGCCAAGATTCGCCATGTGTGCCACCTGCGACTAATTGACGGGCTAAGGGGCCAGCTTCTAAGCGTCCTAAATCTTGGTGAAGGACTGCACTAGACCAGGAATATGCACCTTCAAAGTCTTTATTATTGTTGGCAATAGGGTTTGTAGTGCGATCGCTCGGATGCCAATCTTCCGTACCCTCATCATACCAAGAATGGGTTAAATTCTCACGGGCAAAAGATTGATCCATCAAAGCATGAGTATCACTGAAGCTATCGTAAACACCACTTTTCATAATTACAGCAGCGTTACGTCCCTCAATAGTGGGTTTATTATATTTATCCTCATGGGGAATATAACCCCAAGTCACATATTTACCCACACCAGCACCATATCTATCCAAACCG includes:
- a CDS encoding diguanylate cyclase domain-containing protein, which codes for MQHSLLGSIRTKLIVSFLIVALIPLLLLTFINKQTTEKALADNARQALSMAANETANRIDAFIDGNLNSVRVEAILPGFARYLSLTPKQRDDSPEMQLATETLIRLSRKDMVNVLSYALLNLNGKNVLDTYTPNVSKDESGQDYFKEPLQTGLSFVSSMKQSSTIPDLLTFFFSSPVRNAKGDILGVLRVSYNATVVQQLVTRQTERAGAKSFAILLDENNIYLAHSTAPQLLFKSIVPLPLDIVTRLQKAERLPNSPVKELATNEFKLKQALDGKQSYLITSLSGTGNQVNLITIAHLKYKPWSVLFAQPISIALAPVEKQIHDAMFLFALIASVVTIIAFAIGQLITKPIIYLTNIVFQFTAGNLDIRVEMNSKDEIGQLAKSFNNMALQLQTSLETLEQRVQERTAELIIAKEKAEDANQKLEKLVNLDSLTQVANRRCFDGRLQAEWNRLKRERQPLSLILFDVDKFKLYNDYYGHFGGDDCLIRIAQTVQKIVNRPADLVARYGGEEFSVLLPNTDLVEAIKVAQSIQQAIHDQAIPHAKSDVKDIVTLSLGIASLIPTCDIKPDTLITSADKALYNAKRQGRDRYCYSFES
- a CDS encoding ABC transporter substrate-binding protein — protein: MLKLLKYLSICFISACLLFACHVWTPTEFKRPPLKIPFGFFVGEYPGIIAQEKGFFKAQGVDVELIHKPYIQLEQGNFSAGKYDGAISSLGSFIILSATIPDIQSVMVVDESTGADVVVAQSQIRTVADLKGKKLGTNLGGFSEVFVTEMLKTANLTSDDVNLVKLEASEIPQRLKNNTIQAGHTWQPHLSEAMKSGGHILFTSKQTPYLILDMIVFRGEIIRDRPEDVRAFVRGWLQAVNYWKANIQEGNAIVSKVLKIPSNTISLEGVNLTDLDENQKFFQSSNPNSIYKNAKIYADFFIRTGNVTRIPELKSLFNSDFLKPPD